The following proteins come from a genomic window of Penaeus monodon isolate SGIC_2016 chromosome 22, NSTDA_Pmon_1, whole genome shotgun sequence:
- the LOC119587342 gene encoding extensin-1-like: MTWDKISLTIIIRSSNTPCPPFNLQPPPLCFGGSLEIPRQPQSPSRQQASEIRKQPTATTTIINLSPPTAHRHHQPTTTNGPPPPKAHSHISPPPPTAHRHHQPTTTNGPPPHGPTGHHQTTTPTDHPTQRHAITAHHHQRPTTTNGPPPSSAHHHQRPTATISPPTTNGPTASQSAHTTRPPPPTPTRHHQPTTTNGPPPLTDHRHHQPTTTNGPPPSSAHHHQRTTTINGPPASSAHHHQRPTTTNGSSPSSAHHHQRAHAIIQPTTTTRSATQRNTREPDRTPRGSHGTRAQGATTASSSQAAPGAGVLAAALGDHTAGKAITVTEEENIRIRSHATSRDMHIQRTLTCYIQTLYEYLR, from the exons ATGA CATGGGATAAGATTTCACTGACTATTATCATCCGGTCCAGCAACACTCCTTGTCCACCCTTCaaccttcagcccccccccctttgtttcggGGGCTCCCTGGAGATCCCAAGACAACCTCAGTCTCCCTCCAGGCAACAG GCTTCCGAAATACGCAAGCAACCCACCGCAACGACCACCATCATCAACCTCTCACCACCAACGGCCCACCGCCATCATCagcccaccaccaccaacggCCCACCACCACCAAAGGCCCACAGCCACATCagcccaccaccaccaacggCCCACCGCCATCATCagcccaccaccaccaacggACCACCACCACACGGACCAACCGGCCATCATCAGACCACCACACCAACGGACCACCCCACCCAACGCCACGCCATCACagcccaccaccaccaacggcccaccaccaccaacggCCCACCGCCATCATCagcccaccaccaccaacggCCCACCGCCACCATCAGCCCACCCACCACCAACGGCCCCACCGCCAGCCAATCAGCCCACACCACCAGgccaccaccaccaacgcccACCCGCCATCATCagcccaccaccaccaacggCCCACCACCACTAACGGACCACCGCCATCATCagcccaccaccaccaacggCCCACCGCCATCATCagcccaccaccaccaacggACCACCACCATCAATGGCCCACCGGCATCATCagcccaccaccaccaacggcccaccaccaccaacggATCATCGCCGTCATCagcccaccaccaccaacgcgcCCACGCCATCATCCAGCCCACCACCACCACG CGCTCGGCGACCCAGCGGAACACGAGAGAACCAGATAGGACCCCGAGAGGATCTCATGGGACTCG GGCGCAAGGAGCTACAACAGCATCAAGCAGCCAGGCGGCTCCTGGTGCAGGTGTCCTCGCGGCCGCCCTGGGGGACCACACAGCAGGAAAAGCAATAACAGTGACAGAAGAAGAAA ACATCCGCATACGATCTCACGCCACGAGCAGAGACATGCATATCCAGAGAACGCTAACCTGCTACATTCAAACGCTCTACGAATATCTCCGATGA